A single region of the Manihot esculenta cultivar AM560-2 chromosome 12, M.esculenta_v8, whole genome shotgun sequence genome encodes:
- the LOC110627823 gene encoding uncharacterized protein At5g65660, translated as MESPDFSPPHLDASRPSLGFPLGTALLLIIIFTLSGIFSCCYHWDKLRSLRRSFSDEPEPQDDIEASPSKSAPHQTGLKQNQSQSLPVLMPGDQIPKFIALPCPCEPPREEKVVVRVHRPPPPPPKMPRLPVPLF; from the exons ATGGAGAGTCCAGATTTTTCACCGCCTCACTTGGACGCATCTCGACCGTCCCTTGGCTTCCCTCTTGGTACTGCCTTGCTCTTGATCATCATCTTCACTTTGAGTGGTATCTTCTCTTGCTGCTATCACTGGGATAAGCTCAGATCACTCCGTCGTTCTTTCTCCGACGAACCTGAACCGCAGGATGACATAGAGGCTTCACCTTCCAAATCTGCTCCTCATCAAACG ggtttgaagcaaaatcAAAGCCAAAGTTTGCCGGTTCTAATGCCTGGAGATCAGATTCCGAAATTTATAGCATTGCCATGTCCGTGTGAACCGCCGCGAGAGGAGAAAGTTGTCGTCAGAGTGCATAGgccgccgccgccgccgccTAAAATGCCGAGATTGCCGGTGCCTTTGTTTTAG